One part of the Nocardioides zeae genome encodes these proteins:
- a CDS encoding ABC transporter substrate-binding protein, producing the protein MRTSLTSRLRAAARPRTAALTAAAVASMTLAACGGGSGSSDDPGTLRFGLSAEPVTLTTGVWQGSATNFVLTLIHRGLMTLDEDGELVPGLAASVETPDPTTYVFTLHEGLTFSDGSPLTATNVKNSLEYYADPANGSTLIAGLQDIASITADSDTQVTVTLEAPNNAFLEFLAVPTAAIVPDASLNADTPNIVGAGPFEIEEQNEGVGMTLAKFDGFYDAADVALDEIDVAYYPDGDARANALVSGDVDMIDYVTWENFDRVGSTDGVELAAQPGPFQYVQFNATDGPFADPLVREAVAYAINRDNALTAAFQSHGEPLEGVVTSDDPALEGLGDELWSYDPDRAKELLAEAGYPDGFSATLLATSQYTFLQDTALSVQQDLQAVGIDVTLDAPDWSGRLEKGAAGDYDLAVSGDVGIVTNPIYLLSFVQGPDNFNRSFGYANEEIAAALTDGLRATDDETRAAAYEEAFDLVATDVPFASIDTRDQAWAYSDDVEGFTNLPGFHTFFSGYTLANTSIER; encoded by the coding sequence ATGCGCACCTCCCTCACGTCCCGGCTCCGCGCCGCGGCCCGTCCCCGCACGGCAGCGCTCACGGCGGCCGCCGTCGCCTCGATGACGCTCGCCGCCTGCGGCGGCGGCTCCGGCAGCTCCGACGACCCCGGCACGCTCCGCTTCGGCCTGTCCGCCGAGCCCGTCACCCTCACGACCGGCGTCTGGCAGGGCTCCGCCACCAACTTCGTCCTGACGCTCATCCACCGCGGGCTCATGACGCTCGACGAGGACGGCGAGCTCGTCCCCGGCCTCGCCGCGTCGGTCGAGACGCCGGACCCGACGACGTACGTCTTCACGCTCCACGAGGGCCTGACGTTCTCCGACGGCTCGCCGCTGACGGCGACCAACGTGAAGAACTCGCTGGAGTACTACGCGGACCCCGCCAACGGCTCGACCCTCATCGCGGGACTCCAGGACATCGCGTCCATCACCGCCGACAGCGACACCCAGGTCACCGTCACGCTCGAGGCGCCGAACAACGCGTTCCTCGAGTTCCTGGCCGTGCCGACCGCCGCGATCGTGCCCGACGCGAGCCTCAACGCCGACACGCCCAACATCGTGGGCGCCGGCCCGTTCGAGATCGAGGAGCAGAACGAGGGCGTCGGCATGACGCTCGCGAAGTTCGACGGCTTCTACGACGCCGCCGACGTCGCGCTCGACGAGATCGACGTGGCCTACTACCCCGACGGCGACGCCCGGGCGAACGCGCTCGTGAGCGGCGACGTCGACATGATCGACTACGTCACCTGGGAGAACTTCGACCGCGTCGGCAGCACCGACGGCGTCGAGCTCGCCGCGCAGCCGGGCCCGTTCCAGTACGTGCAGTTCAACGCCACCGACGGCCCCTTCGCCGACCCGCTGGTGCGCGAGGCCGTGGCCTACGCGATCAACCGCGACAACGCGCTGACCGCCGCCTTCCAGAGCCACGGCGAGCCGCTCGAGGGCGTCGTCACCTCCGACGACCCCGCCCTCGAGGGCCTCGGCGACGAGCTGTGGAGCTACGACCCCGACCGCGCGAAGGAGCTGCTGGCCGAGGCCGGCTACCCCGACGGCTTCTCCGCGACGCTGCTCGCGACGTCGCAGTACACCTTCCTCCAGGACACCGCGCTCTCGGTGCAGCAGGACCTGCAGGCGGTCGGCATCGACGTCACCCTCGACGCCCCCGACTGGTCGGGCCGCCTCGAGAAGGGCGCGGCCGGCGACTACGACCTCGCCGTGTCCGGCGACGTCGGCATCGTCACCAACCCGATCTACCTGCTGTCCTTCGTCCAGGGCCCCGACAACTTCAACCGCAGCTTCGGCTACGCGAACGAGGAGATCGCCGCGGCCCTGACCGACGGCCTGCGGGCGACGGACGACGAGACCCGCGCCGCGGCGTACGAGGAGGCGTTCGACCTCGTCGCGACCGACGTCCCGTTCGCCTCGATCGACACCCGCGACCAGGCCTGGGCCTACAGCGACGACGTCGAGGGCTTCACCAACCTGCCCGGCTTCCACACGTTCTTCAGCGGCTACACGCTGGCGAACACCTCCATCGAGCGCTGA
- a CDS encoding ABC transporter ATP-binding protein — protein sequence MTQPVLEKAPPPPATALLEIDDVSVEFGGGRKWKAVTHGISFSVAPGETVALVGESGSGKSVTAMAVLDLLPENARRTGSIRLDGEELVGASEKRLRQVRGRDVAVIFQEPMTALNPVYTIGHHLAEAIRSHRDVSKAEAAEKAVALLRQVHMPHPEEKVKHYPHQLSGGQRQRAMIAMAMASEPRLLIADEPTTALDVTVQAEILDLVRELQQRTGMGVLIITHDMGVVADVSDRVVVMRDGRVVETAPSRELFGRPQHDYTKALLEAVPRLGSGTTSSAVADRSAPPVLELEGVAIEYPGSWRKAGFRAGHDLDISVAPGEIVGLVGESGSGKSTIGRLAMGLLPVAAGRMEVGGRDVSAGSRADLVHIRSQVSMVFQDPASSLDPRRTIGRSITDPLRWTGKLTSTKACRARAQELLDDVRLPKEWVDRYPHELSGGQRQRVGIARAMATNPRLLVADEPTSALDVSVQAAVLDLFSDLQREHGFSCLFITHDLSVVEQLATSVVVLQHGRVVEQGPTARVLDSPQEDYTRRLIAAAPVPDPDLQAQRRAQRLAG from the coding sequence ATGACCCAGCCCGTGCTCGAGAAGGCCCCGCCGCCGCCCGCGACGGCGCTGCTGGAGATCGACGACGTGTCCGTCGAGTTCGGCGGCGGCAGGAAGTGGAAGGCCGTCACCCACGGCATCAGCTTCTCCGTCGCGCCCGGGGAGACCGTCGCCCTCGTGGGCGAGTCCGGTTCGGGCAAGTCGGTCACCGCGATGGCGGTCCTGGACCTGCTGCCGGAGAACGCGCGCCGTACCGGCTCCATCCGTCTCGACGGGGAGGAGCTCGTCGGGGCGAGCGAGAAGCGGCTGCGGCAGGTGCGCGGCCGCGACGTCGCCGTCATCTTCCAGGAGCCGATGACGGCCCTGAACCCGGTCTACACGATCGGGCACCACCTCGCGGAGGCGATCCGCAGCCACCGGGACGTCTCCAAGGCGGAGGCCGCCGAGAAGGCCGTCGCCCTGCTGCGGCAGGTGCACATGCCGCACCCCGAGGAGAAGGTGAAGCACTACCCCCACCAGCTCTCCGGCGGGCAGCGGCAGCGCGCCATGATCGCGATGGCGATGGCCTCGGAGCCCCGGCTCCTCATCGCCGACGAGCCGACGACGGCGCTCGACGTGACGGTCCAGGCCGAGATCCTCGACCTGGTGCGCGAGCTGCAGCAGCGCACCGGCATGGGCGTCCTCATCATCACGCACGACATGGGCGTCGTCGCCGACGTCTCCGACCGCGTGGTCGTCATGCGCGACGGCCGCGTCGTCGAGACGGCCCCGTCGCGCGAGCTGTTCGGCCGACCCCAGCACGACTACACGAAGGCCCTGCTCGAGGCCGTCCCGCGCCTCGGCTCCGGTACGACGAGCTCCGCCGTCGCCGACCGCTCGGCGCCGCCCGTGCTGGAGCTCGAGGGCGTCGCCATCGAGTACCCGGGCTCGTGGCGCAAGGCCGGCTTCCGGGCCGGCCACGACCTCGACATCAGCGTCGCGCCCGGCGAGATCGTCGGCCTCGTCGGCGAGTCGGGCTCGGGCAAGTCGACCATCGGCCGCCTCGCGATGGGGCTGCTCCCCGTCGCCGCGGGCCGGATGGAGGTCGGCGGGCGCGACGTGTCCGCCGGGTCCCGGGCCGACCTCGTGCACATCCGCTCGCAGGTCTCCATGGTGTTCCAGGACCCCGCGTCCTCGCTCGACCCCCGCCGCACCATCGGCCGGTCGATCACCGACCCCCTGCGCTGGACGGGCAAGCTGACGAGCACGAAGGCGTGCCGGGCCCGCGCGCAGGAGCTGCTCGACGACGTGCGGCTGCCGAAGGAGTGGGTGGACCGCTACCCCCACGAGCTCTCCGGCGGCCAGCGCCAGCGCGTCGGCATCGCCCGCGCGATGGCGACCAACCCGCGCCTGCTCGTCGCCGACGAGCCGACCTCGGCGCTCGACGTGTCGGTGCAGGCGGCGGTGCTCGACCTGTTCTCCGACCTGCAGCGCGAGCACGGGTTCTCCTGCCTCTTCATCACCCACGACCTCTCGGTCGTCGAGCAGCTCGCGACCTCCGTCGTCGTGCTGCAGCACGGCCGGGTCGTCGAGCAGGGGCCGACCGCGCGGGTGCTCGACTCCCCGCAGGAGGACTACACCCGTCGTCTCATCGCCGCGGCCCCGGTGCCCGACCCCGACCTGCAGGCGCAGCGCCGCGCCCAGCGTCTGGCCGGCTGA
- a CDS encoding ethanolamine ammonia-lyase subunit EutB, translated as MTVFRQTLGPTTYTFGHLVDLMAKASPRRSGDELAGCAAETDAERAAAQWALADVPLDLFLTELLVPAETDDVTRLVLEQHDAAAYRQISHLTVGGLRDWLLDTVTRDDAAERLAGIRWALTPEMVAAVSKLMRNQDLVTVARAVQVTTAFRTTVGLPGRLSTRLQPNHPTDDPRGITAATLDGLLLGAGDAVIGINPATDSPQAVSDLLHLLDDVRQRYEIPTQSCVLTHVTTSIGLIEAGAPVDLVFQSIAGTQGANEGFGVTLELLREANEAARSLRRGTVGDNVMYLETGQGSVLSADAHLGTEGRPVDQQTLEARAYAVARDLDPFLINTVVGFIGPEYLYDGKQVVRAGLEDHFCAKLLGLQMGADVCYTNHTEADQDDMDVLLTLLAAARVGFVICVPGADDVMLGYQSLGFHDALYARDLFGTRPAPEFEEWLTRCGLMSESGRVLPVDPSTSVLRTLGAGA; from the coding sequence GGCGGAGACCGACGCCGAGCGGGCCGCCGCGCAGTGGGCGCTGGCCGACGTGCCGCTCGACCTCTTCCTCACCGAGCTGCTCGTGCCCGCCGAGACCGACGACGTCACGCGCCTCGTCCTCGAGCAGCACGACGCCGCGGCGTACCGGCAGATCTCCCACCTCACCGTCGGCGGCCTGCGGGACTGGCTCCTCGACACCGTCACCCGCGACGACGCCGCCGAGCGCCTGGCGGGCATCCGCTGGGCGCTGACGCCCGAGATGGTCGCCGCGGTCAGCAAGCTGATGCGCAACCAGGACCTCGTCACCGTCGCGCGCGCCGTGCAGGTGACGACGGCGTTCCGCACGACCGTCGGCCTCCCGGGACGCCTCTCCACCCGGCTGCAGCCCAACCACCCGACCGACGACCCCCGCGGCATCACGGCGGCCACGCTCGACGGGCTCCTGCTCGGCGCGGGCGACGCGGTCATCGGCATCAACCCGGCGACCGACTCCCCACAGGCGGTCAGCGACCTGCTGCACCTCCTCGACGACGTGCGGCAGCGCTACGAGATCCCGACCCAGTCGTGCGTGCTCACCCACGTCACCACCTCGATCGGGCTCATCGAGGCGGGCGCCCCGGTCGACCTCGTCTTCCAGTCCATCGCCGGCACGCAGGGCGCCAACGAGGGCTTCGGCGTCACGCTCGAGCTGCTCCGGGAGGCCAACGAGGCCGCGCGCTCGCTACGCCGCGGCACCGTCGGCGACAACGTCATGTACCTCGAGACCGGCCAGGGCTCCGTGCTCTCCGCCGACGCCCACCTCGGCACCGAGGGGCGTCCCGTCGACCAGCAGACGCTGGAGGCCCGGGCGTACGCCGTGGCCCGCGACCTCGACCCGTTCCTCATCAACACGGTGGTCGGGTTCATCGGTCCCGAGTACCTCTACGACGGCAAGCAGGTCGTCCGCGCCGGTCTCGAGGACCACTTCTGCGCCAAGCTGCTGGGCCTGCAGATGGGCGCCGACGTCTGCTACACCAACCACACCGAGGCCGACCAGGACGACATGGACGTGCTGCTGACGCTCCTCGCCGCGGCCCGCGTCGGCTTCGTCATCTGCGTGCCGGGCGCCGACGACGTGATGCTCGGTTACCAGAGCCTCGGCTTCCACGACGCCCTCTACGCCCGCGACCTGTTCGGCACGCGCCCCGCGCCGGAGTTCGAGGAGTGGCTGACCCGCTGCGGCCTCATGTCGGAGAGCGGGCGGGTGCTGCCCGTCGACCCGAGCACCTCGGTGCTCCGCACGCTGGGAGCCGGCGCATGA
- a CDS encoding ABC transporter permease: MRRRLAHALTPLRLAALLYVGLMLVVLLAAPLLAPADPLAQDVANRLAGPGGAHVLGTDELGRDILSRIIYGARVELLIALGATVVSMVLGTLLGLLGGYFGGIVEVITMRVVVDVLLAFPPIILVLLAVTLRGPGTGTLIAAMGVLFAPTFARIAYGQVISVKRLEFVEAATAFGAPTRTRLFGVILPNISAPLIVQVSLTIATAILLESGLSYLGLGVVPPTPSWGSMVAQGQRYLSSDPHVLLVPGAFVVLTILAFGLVGDALRSGLDPKSRSNR; this comes from the coding sequence ATGCGACGCCGTCTGGCTCACGCGCTGACCCCGCTGCGGCTCGCCGCCCTGCTGTACGTCGGCCTCATGCTCGTCGTCCTCCTGGCCGCCCCGCTGCTGGCGCCGGCCGACCCGCTCGCGCAGGACGTGGCCAACCGCCTCGCCGGCCCCGGCGGAGCGCACGTCCTCGGCACCGACGAGCTGGGCCGCGACATCCTCAGCCGGATCATCTACGGCGCCCGGGTCGAGCTGCTCATCGCGCTCGGCGCGACCGTCGTGTCGATGGTGCTCGGCACCCTGCTCGGGCTCCTCGGCGGCTACTTCGGCGGCATCGTCGAGGTCATCACGATGCGGGTCGTCGTCGACGTGCTGCTCGCGTTCCCGCCGATCATCCTGGTGCTGCTGGCCGTGACCCTCCGGGGTCCCGGCACCGGCACCCTCATCGCGGCGATGGGCGTGCTCTTCGCCCCGACGTTCGCCCGCATCGCCTACGGGCAGGTCATCTCGGTGAAGCGGCTCGAGTTCGTCGAGGCGGCCACCGCCTTCGGCGCCCCGACCCGCACCCGGCTGTTCGGCGTCATCCTCCCCAACATCTCCGCCCCGCTCATCGTGCAGGTCTCGCTCACCATCGCGACCGCGATCCTGCTCGAGTCCGGCCTCAGCTACCTCGGGCTCGGCGTCGTGCCGCCCACCCCCTCGTGGGGCTCGATGGTGGCCCAGGGCCAGCGCTACCTGTCCAGCGACCCGCACGTCCTGCTCGTGCCCGGAGCCTTCGTGGTGCTGACGATCCTGGCCTTCGGCCTGGTCGGCGACGCCCTGCGCTCGGGGCTCGACCCGAAGTCGAGGAGCAACCGATGA
- a CDS encoding ABC transporter permease, producing MTTYVLRRIGVGVGLVLLVLTLIFLALHLVPGDPAMLLLSQGDGGSATPDAVARVREQLGLDQPLLTQYWQFLSGALTGDLGESFRNGQAVSEAIGERLPRTLELVGLATLIAVVVGVPWGALAARRGGWFDSVTSVLTSIGVALPVFVFGALLVLLFSLKLGLLPAGGFTEWGDDPARHAQLLVMPAIALAVGFASTVARMTRSAVLEMLHQDWVRTARSLGLSRRTVFRKYVLRNSLNPVVTTVGIGVGTLLGSTVLVERVFSYPGLSSLLVDAVTARDYPVVQGVVITIAVLFVSINIIVDVLYGVLDPRVRR from the coding sequence GTGACCACGTACGTGCTGCGCAGGATCGGGGTGGGTGTCGGACTCGTCCTCCTGGTCCTGACGCTCATCTTCCTGGCCCTGCACCTGGTGCCCGGTGACCCGGCGATGCTCCTGCTCTCGCAGGGCGACGGCGGCTCCGCGACCCCCGACGCGGTGGCCCGCGTGCGGGAGCAGCTCGGGCTCGACCAGCCGCTGCTGACGCAGTACTGGCAGTTCCTCTCCGGCGCCCTCACCGGCGACCTCGGGGAGTCGTTCCGCAACGGCCAGGCCGTCTCCGAGGCGATCGGCGAGCGTCTCCCTCGGACGCTCGAGCTCGTCGGCCTGGCCACCCTCATCGCGGTCGTCGTCGGCGTGCCGTGGGGCGCGCTGGCGGCCCGCCGGGGCGGCTGGTTCGACTCCGTCACCTCGGTGCTGACGTCGATCGGCGTCGCGCTCCCGGTGTTCGTCTTCGGTGCGCTCCTCGTGCTCCTGTTCTCGCTGAAGCTCGGGCTGCTGCCCGCCGGCGGGTTCACGGAGTGGGGCGACGACCCGGCCCGCCACGCACAGCTGCTCGTCATGCCGGCGATCGCACTGGCCGTCGGCTTCGCCTCGACCGTGGCCCGCATGACCCGCTCCGCGGTGCTCGAGATGCTCCACCAGGACTGGGTCCGTACGGCGCGGTCCCTCGGCCTGTCGCGCCGGACGGTCTTCCGGAAGTACGTGCTGCGCAACTCGCTCAACCCGGTCGTGACCACGGTCGGCATCGGGGTCGGCACGCTGCTCGGCTCGACGGTGCTCGTCGAGCGGGTCTTCAGCTACCCCGGGCTCTCCAGCCTGCTGGTCGACGCGGTGACGGCCCGCGACTACCCCGTCGTGCAGGGCGTCGTCATCACCATCGCCGTGCTCTTCGTGTCCATCAACATCATCGTCGACGTGCTCTACGGGGTGCTCGACCCGAGAGTGAGGCGCTGA
- a CDS encoding LysR family transcriptional regulator, whose translation METRRLEMYVSLVDAQSFRTAAEQLFISQPALSQQIIRLESDLGIQLLDRSTRPFTVTAAGREFYLRCRSVLEQVHGLEGLLNELQAGELGRVRVALTRALVYGHLPAVIKEFRDASPRVDLPITYSTTVQILEELEGGRQDVAVLYTRHTDKGFSCVELYAEPYLLALPADHPLAERTEVAVADLRHEQIITIPRHAAPEVHDALVVACMKAGFSPRGPVAAGSYLDHIGMVAAGAGVSFLPRSLAATRLPNVVYRPIVEPRLTATAYLVWHPERATPEVQRFLDVVVAAYQRDADAERPWMPAYQDALAAEGRHSHRDGDDPWLAVPDAPASSTVPFRSREENSA comes from the coding sequence GTGGAGACCCGACGGCTCGAGATGTACGTGTCGCTCGTCGACGCCCAGAGCTTCCGCACGGCCGCGGAGCAGCTCTTCATCAGCCAGCCCGCCCTCAGCCAGCAGATCATCCGGCTGGAGTCCGACCTCGGCATCCAGCTGCTCGACCGCTCCACGCGCCCGTTCACCGTGACGGCGGCCGGGCGGGAGTTCTACCTGCGGTGCCGCTCGGTGCTCGAGCAGGTGCACGGCCTCGAGGGCCTGCTCAACGAGCTCCAGGCCGGGGAGCTCGGCCGGGTGCGCGTCGCGCTGACCCGCGCGCTCGTCTACGGGCACCTGCCGGCGGTGATCAAGGAGTTCCGCGACGCCTCGCCGCGGGTGGACCTCCCCATCACCTACTCGACCACCGTGCAGATCCTCGAGGAGCTCGAGGGCGGGCGGCAGGACGTGGCGGTGCTCTACACCCGCCACACCGACAAGGGCTTCTCCTGCGTGGAGCTGTACGCCGAGCCGTACCTCCTCGCCCTGCCCGCCGACCACCCGCTGGCCGAGCGCACGGAGGTCGCGGTCGCGGACCTGCGCCACGAGCAGATCATCACCATCCCCCGCCACGCCGCGCCGGAGGTGCACGACGCCCTCGTGGTGGCGTGCATGAAGGCAGGGTTCTCGCCCCGCGGGCCCGTCGCGGCCGGTTCCTACCTCGACCACATCGGCATGGTCGCGGCGGGCGCCGGCGTCTCGTTCCTGCCGCGGTCGCTCGCCGCGACCCGGCTGCCCAACGTGGTCTACCGCCCGATCGTGGAGCCCCGCCTCACGGCGACGGCCTACCTGGTCTGGCACCCCGAGCGCGCCACCCCGGAGGTCCAGCGCTTCCTCGACGTCGTCGTCGCCGCCTACCAGCGGGACGCCGACGCCGAGCGGCCCTGGATGCCGGCCTACCAGGACGCGCTCGCGGCCGAGGGTCGCCACAGCCACCGCGACGGCGACGACCCGTGGCTGGCCGTCCCCGACGCACCCGCGTCGTCCACCGTCCCGTTCCGCTCCCGAGAGGAGAACAGCGCATGA
- the eutC gene encoding ethanolamine ammonia-lyase subunit EutC, with amino-acid sequence MSDDDFWAALRRTTQSRIGLGRAGDTMALGDVLAFRAAHAQARDAVHVPVDIDALVADLESRGLGTPLLVASRVGDRGEYLRRPDLGRQPRELDHLPRDTGADIGIVLADGLSGQALTDHAPALVAALVERLTPRYSLAPLVVATNARVALGDHVGAHLGVETLLVLVGERPGLSVPSSLGIYLTHHPRPGRRDSERNCISNVHPPDGLDHDHAARIVDALVAGARELGESGVRLKDTSRSLDAAADGPVALS; translated from the coding sequence ATGAGCGACGACGACTTCTGGGCCGCCCTCCGGCGCACCACCCAGTCGCGGATCGGCCTCGGCCGCGCCGGCGACACGATGGCGCTGGGCGACGTGCTCGCCTTCCGCGCGGCCCACGCCCAGGCGCGCGACGCCGTGCACGTGCCCGTCGACATCGACGCCCTGGTGGCGGACCTCGAGTCCCGTGGCCTCGGTACGCCGCTGCTGGTGGCCAGCCGGGTCGGCGACCGCGGCGAGTACCTGCGCCGCCCCGACCTCGGACGTCAGCCCCGCGAGCTCGACCACCTCCCGCGGGACACCGGGGCCGACATCGGGATCGTGCTCGCCGACGGGCTCTCGGGCCAGGCGCTGACCGACCACGCGCCCGCGCTGGTCGCCGCGCTGGTCGAGCGCCTGACGCCGCGCTACTCGCTGGCGCCGCTCGTCGTCGCCACCAACGCCCGCGTCGCCCTCGGCGACCACGTGGGCGCCCACCTCGGCGTCGAGACGCTGCTGGTGCTCGTGGGCGAGCGGCCCGGCCTGTCCGTGCCGAGCAGCCTCGGCATCTACCTGACCCACCACCCGCGCCCCGGGCGCCGCGACTCCGAGCGGAACTGCATCTCCAACGTGCACCCGCCCGACGGGCTCGACCACGACCACGCCGCCCGCATCGTCGACGCCCTCGTGGCCGGCGCGCGCGAGCTGGGGGAGTCGGGCGTGCGGCTCAAGGACACGTCGCGCTCGCTCGACGCGGCCGCGGACGGACCGGTCGCGCTCTCCTGA